The DNA region ATTGTATATTAGTAATATATTTATATTACTAATACTATTTTAGCAAAAAAATAATAGGGTGTCAAGCCCTGCAAAAAAATTTTCGCTTTTACCGACCTTACCTATCCCTTATGGCAAATCTTGAGCTTTTCATTTTCTTAGAAATTTTCGGTCAAGTTCGGCTTTGGTGAGTTTGACTATTGTAGGTCTACCGTGCGGGCAGTTGTAGGGGTTAGCGCAGCCTAAAAGTTCGTCTACCAGTTTTGTTGCTTCTGGCTGAGAAAGTTTATCACCTGATTTCACGGCACTTTTACAGGCGATTTTTATAATAGTATCGTTGAGCTCGTCGGACAATTTGCCAACTTTTTTCTGCTGGATGATTTCATTCACCATATCTAGTACTGGTATTTCGCTGAGTATTGTAGGGACAGATTTTACGATAAAACTGTTTTTGCCAAATTCTTGAATTTCAAACCCGAGTTGTTCTAAATTGTCTTTAAGTTGAGACAGTATATCAAACTCTTTTGGCGATAGTTCTAAATTAACCGGGAATAATAGTATCTGTTTTTCTAACTTATTGGTATCAGCAGTTTGTTTAAATTTTTCGTATAGTACCCGTTCCTGTGCAGCGTGCTGGTCAATGATTAAAATATCGCCTTTATACTCTGCAACAATATATAATTCAGCAAATCTACCGATAAAATTTGCGGTAGATGATATTATTTTTTCAGGAAAGGTGGAAGTGGTTGTGGCTATAGTTTCTGACCGACTAAAGTCGGGTGTGAATTTATGTTCTACTTCACTGGGCTTGGTTATTTGCTGACTGAAGTCTGGTATAGTTTTTTCTGTTGGTTTAATTTCTGGGACTCGTTGCTCGGTTGCAAGTGTTAGTTGGACTGTTTGTAGTATGAACCCAAAAATAGCGCTTTCGTCTTTGAATCGGACTTCCCGTTTTGTTGGATGAACATTGACATCCACCATTTCTGGTGACAGTTCTAAAAACAAAAAAACTGCCGGGCTTTCTTTCAGACCTAAAAATGTAGAGTAGCCGTTTCGGATTGCATTAACAATCATTCTTGAACTTACAGGTCGGTTATTGATAAAAATGAATATTCGGTCGCGTGATAGAAAAGTTAGTTCAGGTTTGCTGATATATCCGTGAACATTTATTTGTGGATGTTTTTGGTATAGTTCAATAAGTGCATTTAAGAATTCAGTCCCAAAAACCTGTGCGATTCGTGTCTTGAGCGTATCTGCGGGCGGATAGAGAAATAATTCGCGGTCGTCTGAAATTAGCCGCCAGCCGATATAATAATTCCCAATAGCGTATTCAGTAATTACAGAGATAATTTTATTTCGTTCAGTGGTATC from Elusimicrobiota bacterium includes:
- the mutL gene encoding DNA mismatch repair endonuclease MutL, encoding MSKIKILPSELVNKIAAGEVIERPASVVKELIENAIDAGATSITAKIEASGKKLIAVSDNGCGMSESDTKMSVERHSTSKISDITDLEKIATFGFRGEALPSIASVSEMRIITKEKEEGKTTPNGTDLKTVYGRTAEIKQTGCPVGTTVEVKNLFQNLPARLKFLKSDTTERNKIISVITEYAIGNYYIGWRLISDDRELFLYPPADTLKTRIAQVFGTEFLNALIELYQKHPQINVHGYISKPELTFLSRDRIFIFINNRPVSSRMIVNAIRNGYSTFLGLKESPAVFLFLELSPEMVDVNVHPTKREVRFKDESAIFGFILQTVQLTLATEQRVPEIKPTEKTIPDFSQQITKPSEVEHKFTPDFSRSETIATTTSTFPEKIISSTANFIGRFAELYIVAEYKGDILIIDQHAAQERVLYEKFKQTADTNKLEKQILLFPVNLELSPKEFDILSQLKDNLEQLGFEIQEFGKNSFIVKSVPTILSEIPVLDMVNEIIQQKKVGKLSDELNDTIIKIACKSAVKSGDKLSQPEATKLVDELLGCANPYNCPHGRPTIVKLTKAELDRKFLRK